The following proteins are encoded in a genomic region of Colletotrichum higginsianum IMI 349063 chromosome 9, whole genome shotgun sequence:
- a CDS encoding Chitin synthase export chaperone: MGSTQFGNFFNFCRDSTLPVCNVLSDDHSQSGPWGGCELTGISLSGGRKLGNLGSILLAAFAIIASIYLLLRSERKKAAVGRREMQLFLASFIVIELCEIFTVGEFPLAENVRIAFTGIHIGMIIASTWILMLNAVVGYQIVDDGTPLSIGLIVASAAILLGGTLYVTLDTGFQWTNYWDSSYQPPNRHIALYVLYQLVPLIFLVAFFVLETILVVRVLGEMRPMLYLTAALLLFAIGQIFNYVVSSHICNGTNGAVDGALFQTLFTLLAVVAVWIFWSSITEDDWPMPVGNNFP; this comes from the exons ATGGGATCAACACAGTTCGGCAACTTTTTC AACTTCTGCCGAGACTCAACACTGCCGGTCTGCAAT GTGCTCTCCGATGACCATAGTCAATCAGGACCATGGGGCGGCTGCGAGTTGACGGGAATCTCTTTGAGCGGAGGTCGCAAGCTGGGAAACCTTGGTTCTATCCTCCTTGCAGCCTTTGCCATCATTGCATCTATCTATCTCTTGCTGCGGTCAGAGCGCAAGAAGGCTGCAGTAGGTCGGAG GGAAATGCAGCTGTTCCTCGCCAGCTTCATCGTCATTGAATTATGCGAAATCTTCACTGTCGGAGAATTTCCTTTGGCGGAAAATGTTCGCATT GCCTTCACCGGAATCCACATCGGCATGATCATTGCATCGACATGGATCCTGATGctcaacgccgtcgtcgggtaCCAGATTGTTGACGACGGAACACCGTTGTCAATAGGCTTGATTGTCGCCTCTGCTGCTATTCTCCTAGGTGGCACTCTATACGTTACTCTTGATACCGGATTTCAATGGACCAACTACTGGGACTCATCGTACCAACCGCCAAACCGCCACATCGCTCTGTACGTCTTGTACCAGTTGGTCCCGCTGATCTTTTTggtcgccttcttcgtcctcgagactattctcgtcgtccgtgtTCTGGGCGAAATGCGACCGATGCTTTATCTCACCGCCGCTCTGCTCCTCTTTGCCATTGGACAAATCTTTAACTACGTTGTAAGCTCCCATATCTGCAACGGTACCAACGGTGCAGTTGATGGGGCCCTCTTCCAGACCCTGTTCACGCTTCTCGCGGTCGTCGCGGTATGGATCTTTTGGTCAAGCATCACAGAGGACGATTGGCCTATGCCTGTCGGAAACAACTTCCCCTAG
- a CDS encoding Cytochrome b561 — MSSATGLPEPPPSQDRERDSDQNELEPLLGRPGDAQQPPGQFIAKNLVLGTGIIAQFGAVIFVAMIWAAVLTKDVILFSGHPLAQSLAIFTLTQSILSLQPTHTPDQKRVGQRVHAILNLLAFLFLVTGITIIEYNKFRQGPGSHFHSVHGYLGVIVSVILLLQYIIGFTMWATPKLYGGEDKAKSIWKYHRWSGYVVLVLLLVTVATAVDTPFNENVLKLKLWAVIITALMILVGIVPRVQKQKLGILSQT, encoded by the exons ATGTCTTCTGCGACAGGACTTCCCGAACCCCCTCCTTCCCAGGACCGGGAACGGGACAGCGACCAGAACGAGTTGGAGCCCTTGCTGGGTCGACCCGGCGATGCCCAGCAGCCACCCGGCCAGTTCATTGCAAAgaacctcgtcctcg GcaccggcatcatcgcccagttcggcgccgtcatcttTGTCGCCATGATTTGGGCCGCGGTCCTCACAAAGGACGTGATCCTTTTCTCGGGCCACCCTCTCGCCCAGAGCCTTGCCATTTTCACACTCACCCAGTCTATTCTCTCCCTGCAACCGACACACACTCCCGACCAGAAGCGTGTTGGCCAGCGCGTTCACGCGATCCTAAACTTGCTggcctttctctttctcgtTACCGGCATCACCATCATTGAGTATAACAAATTCCGCCAGGGCCCTGGCTCCCACTTCCACTCCGTCCACGGCTACCTTGGCGTCATCGTCTCCGTCATCCTGCTACTGCAGTATATCATTGGCTTCACCATGTGGGCCACCCCCAAGCTTtacggcggcgaggacaaggccaagtcCATCTGGAAGTACCACCGCTGGAGTGGTTATGTCGTCCTTGTCTTATTGCTGGTGACTGTCGCAACCGCTGTCGACACGCCCTTCAACGAGAACGTGCTGAAGTTGAAGCTCTGGGCAGTCATCATCACTGCCCTTATGATTCTTGTTGGGATTGTCCCACGGGTACAGAAGCAGAAGCTTGGCATTTTGTCTCAGACTTGA
- a CDS encoding Allantoicase has protein sequence MASEHEYTLEQVKTTRVASDDIDKTFRSSSIDLISAALGGKILAFSDEWFAEASNLLTPTPPIRQPGKMVYTGAWYDGWETRRHNTEPFDWVIVRLGVASGTVDGVEVDTAFFSGNHAPSISVEGCFNLDDDEVISWKGGRGQWETILGNEECGPSQRFGWKLAEPKKKQYTHVRLNMYPDGGIARFRLFGHAVPVFPDDKDAIFDLAAAQNGGVAISCSDQHFGTKDNLLLPGRGKDMGDGWETARSRTKNHVDWTIVRLGAPGSVQNVVVDTAHFRGNFPQKVKIDALSWVDSGEPGADAAGWTEIVAPSKCGPDQEHDFPSTVNDKAVSHIKITIIPDGGVKRLRVFGKRA, from the exons ATGGCCAGCGAGCATGAATACACCCTCGAGCAGGTCAAGACCACTCGGGTCGCCTCCGATGACATTGACAAGACCTTCCGCTCAAGCAGCATTG ATTTGATCTCTGCTGCCCTGGGCGGAAAGATTCTCGCCTTTTCAGATGAGTGGTTTGCCGAGGCCTCTAACCTGTTGACGCCCACCCCTCCCATCAGACAACCGGGCAAGATGGTCTACACCGGCGCCTGGTATGACGGCTGGGAAACGAGACGTCACAACACTGAGCCCTTTGACTGGGTTATTGTCCGCCTTGGCGTCGCTTCTGGGACTGTCGATGGAGTTGAGGTCGACACAGCCTTTTTCTCCGGCAACCACGCTCCCTCTATCTCGGTCGAGGGCTGCTTCAacctcgatgacgacgaggtcatctCGTGGAAGGGCGGTAGAGGACAGTGGGAGACTATCCTCGGCAACGAGGAATGCGGTCCCTCCCAGCGCTTCGGATGGAAGCTGGCCGAACCTAAGAAGAAGCAGTATACCCACGTTCGTCTCAATATGTACCCGGACGGAGGCATTGCACGATTTCGTCTGTTCGGCCACGCCGTGCCCGTCTTTCCCGATGATAAAGATGCCATCTTCGACCTGGCCGCGGCCCAGAATGGTGGTGTCGCCATCTCGTGTAGCGACCAGCACTTTGGCACCAAGGATAACCTTCTGCTGCCGGGTCGCGGCAAGGATATGGGTGATGGTTgggagacggcgaggtcgcggACCAAGAACCACGTCGACTGGACGATCGTCCGCCTCGGGGCTCCGGGTTCCGTACAGAACGTCGTCGTGGACACGGCGCACTTCCGCGGCAACTTCCCGCAAAAGGTCAAGATTGACGCCCTCTCATGGGTCGACAGCGGTGAGCCAGGCGCGGATGCCGCCGGCTGGACGGAAATCGTAGCTCCGAGCAAGTGCGGCCCGGATCAGGAGCACGACTTCCCGAGTACCGTCAATGACAAGGCCGTGTCACACATTAAGATCACCATTATTCCCGACGGCGGGGTCAAGAGACTGCGCGTCTTCGGTAAAAGGGCATAA
- a CDS encoding DIL domain-containing protein, whose translation MDFEDANGGFGDKKPRPLPDDLPKSLDDRSRRPVELVPETEMYDGWQGQSQFLTTPVLAKPLNFGDLSLDDRTYDEDITTGPKNSDARLMEMIAAQAAHRVDPGFGDEETILTDEKLSENEKKDLLQRALNMAASNGDVERVGNIVGGKAKAYVDINAPDEDGTPPLIYASCFGHEGVVQALIDAGADLDKQDRNQWSALMWAMTNRHKSIAKALLDNGASAEQKTSSGRTAFDFVPPDSDMSFYLHDSGYNIGNAGTDDFYNPGFSQDRFEEEMAENELRRRMMMDSARDLEVDLGNVGMDDQPENPDELEEEQPEFDWSRCLHDQMFVFQEHELDRILDIIITNMTPQRSPAQKPVPANMIFLSARYAHYHSSPDLLAKLMISAMDKINDVVEQYQWDMTILAFWISNATLLLHYLKKDAGLVEATVEFQAQLSELVNEIFILIVRDAERRLDKVLDAAMLDHETIPGFEDIAFQNEWRIFKRKAQVKEEPLEKRFRPPSPKQRAKPAPRNVTSLLSSTLFVLDLYDIHSVITAQIISQLLYWLGAELFNRIMSNRKYLARTKAMQIRMNVSTLEDWARTNNRQPEHYEGGETKSTGETTVDAARRHLAPVIQLLQWLQCFSSLGADDLEALVGTLQQLKRLSPQQLIHAASHYRPEVGERGLPKSALKYLNAIQAEHVRRKEDRKSSAPSTPVKGKPANGAITGTPGSQAAIQSDEEEDDDAPENLLLDPALMLPFTLPSVTDMLVSYGAGFGGVNRERARKYIPTVPPEFLSKLEASGARKGPMFSEKDWENEEV comes from the exons atGGACTTCGAGGACGCTAATGGTGGTTTCGGCGACAAGAAGCCACGACCCCTACCCGATGACTTGCCCAAGTCCCTCGACGACCGCAGTCGTCGTCCCGTTGAGCTGGTTCCTGAGACGGAAATGTACGATGGCTGGCAAG GTCAATCACAATTTCTGACGACGCCCGTCCTGGCAAAGCCGCTCAACTTTGGCGACCTAAGCCTAGACGACCGCACCTACGATGAAGATATCACGACAGGTCCCAAAAACAGTGACGCTCGCCTCATGGAGATGATTGCCGCCCAAGCCGCTCATCGGGTCGACCCGGGCtttggcgacgaggagacgaTACTGACAGATGAGAAGCTCTCCGAGAACGAGAAGAAAGATCTGCTCCAAAGGGCGTTGAATATGGCTGCTAGCAATGGCGATGTTGAGAGAGTCGGTAACATTGTCGGTGGCAAGGCCAAAGCCTACGTCGATATCAATGCGCCGGACGAAGACGGAACACCGCCCCTGATCTACGCGAGTTGCTTT GGCCACGAGGGCGTGGTGCAGGCCCTCATCGATGCCGGCGCAGACCTTGACAAGCAGGACCGGAATCAGTGGAGCGCTCTTATGTGGGCGATGACGAATAGACATAAGAGCATCGCCAAGGCCCTTCTCGACAATGGTGCCTCAGCTGAGCAGAAGACCTCGTCCGGACGCACCGCCTTCGACTTTGTGCCGCCAGACAGTGACATGTCCTTCTATCTACACGACAGTGGTTACAACATCGGCAATGCAGGGACAGACGACTTCTACAACCCCGGGTTCTCGCAGGATCGGTTCGAAGAGGAGATGGCTGAAAACGAACTGCGAAGACGAATGATGATGGACAGCGCCAGAGACCTCGAGGTTGATTTAGGCAACGTCGGCATGGATGACCAGCCAGAG AACCCCGACGAACTCGAGGAAGAGCAGCCCGAGTTTGACTGGTCCCGGTGCCTTCACGACCAAATGTTTGTTTTTCAGGAGCACGAACTCGACCGCATtctcgacatcatcatcaccaacatGACTCCCCAACGATCGCCGGCACAGAAGCCTGTTCCTGCGAACATGATATTCCTCAGCGCACGATACGCGCACTACCACTCGAGCCCCGATCTGCTGGCCAAGCTGATGATATCCGCCATGGACAAGATCAACGACGTTGTAGAGCAATACCAGTGGGACATGACGATCCTAGCTTTTTGGATATCAAACGCTaccctgctgctgcactACCTAAAGAAGGACGCCGGGCTTGTAGAGGCCACGGTTGAATTTCAGGCTCAGCTATCTGAGCTCGTCAATGAGATATTTATTCTCATCGTCCGGGACGCCGAGAGACGTCTGGACAAGGTGCTCGACGCAGCGATGCTAGACCACGAAACGATCCCGGGGTTTGAAGACATCGCATTCCAGAACGAATGGAGGATATTCAAGCGCAAAGCGCAGGTCAAAGAAGAACCCTTGGAGAAGCGCTTTCGGCCCCCGTCCCCGAAGCAACGGGCGAAGCCTGCGCCGCGCAACGTCACCTCCCTACTGTCGTCTACCTTGTTCGTTCTTGACCTTTATGATATACATTCAGTTATCACGGCGCAAATCATATCCCAACTGCTCTACTGGCTCGGCGCGGAGCTCTTCAACCGGATCATGTCCAACCGCAAGTATCTTGCAAGGACAAAAGCGATGCAGATTCGTATGAACGTCTCGACTTTGGAGGACTGGGCCCGGACCAACAACCGCCAACCGGAGCATTACGAAGGGGGAGAGACAAAGTCGACAGGCGAGACGACGGTGGACGCAGCGAGGCGGCACCTGGCGCCCGTCATCCAGCTGTTGCAGTGGCTTCAGTGCTTCTCGTCACTCGGCGCTGACGATCTTGAGGCCCTTGTCGGCACCCTGCAGCAACTGAAGAGGTTGAGCCCGCAGCAGCTTATTCACGCAGCGTCGCATTATAGGCCGGAGGTCGGCGAAAGGGGGCTGCCTAAGAGCGCGCTCAAGTATCTGAACGCGATCCAGGCGGAACACGTGCGTAGGAAAGAAGACCGCAAGAGCAGtgcgccgtcgacgccagTGAAGGGAAAGCCCGCCAATGGGGCCATTACGGGCACGCCAGGGAGCCAGGCGGCGATACagagcgacgaggaggaggacgatgatgcGCCAGAGAATCTTCTCCTGGATCCTGCACTGATGCTCCCCTTCACCCTGCCATCTGTCACAGATATGCTTGTCTCGTACGGGGCTGGCTTCGGAGGTGTTAACAGGGAGAGAGCGCGCAAATACATCCCCACGGTGCCGCCCGAGTTTCTATCAAAGCTTGAGGCCAGCGGCGCACGCAAGGGGCCCATGTTTAGCGAGAAAGACTGGGAGAACGAAGAGGTCTAA
- a CDS encoding TBC domain-containing protein, with amino-acid sequence MAPQKFASMRLKSRPTLVPFKDETSLIALRYEKTVQAEPPIPILTRASPRSSSVSTHRTSTSASSSLSCPPPSPVVVTPPPTIDQHPAFRSRTPACNTTANDWKRDSGLAPTSSSSATIAEECEDGEHTYEKIVAPNPNIAVVQQSEERVIPFVCDNDSLNSAAEWSLSKQRQPGRCTPSTGKQSDIMDHHHVAQVEIAQRKAPDSLSSTLSVGSPVALRNKRLSDLSPAAAQMITQTSVSSLTTSDNSPNLSPVDIPDTLDLLSKDSVNFSPISISIPTDNLIDDDFLKTLSFSNRGSLMFGGRRPFPTQTTDETMADKSRTDEAHAPAPAPADAPATAATPILHIHYEERPQSTAASTTDACANDMSATQTPTTEATTAEATADSASQAAMTTPSIRVLSEDVELESRKVRSLYESGEGLRWEDGGRPSDVGDRLEATVEIPTDDLENDPVAELQPPAWGTPRSGSSYSQRPETRSEYEVAGGLEDWEDVEGQDVDRYGFINPRKPESRGGTPTELKSSQYAPRKKNGLSKRDVFGLGLPSRGPSRKVSARSLNTQTSRASAASRRSARSVVRQAGNLLPHNQERRWMDIAGGMLSLSLGDEESVEKISEAIKKKEWERSEKWRKMARVIKKGKDGEGMEFEFDVKNQKLIDRTWKGIPDRWRASAWYSFMATHARSHKNSPSEDSIITDFHRLQCRGSPDDVQIDLDVPRTISRHVMFRKRYKGGQRLLFRVLHALSLYFPYTGYVQGMASLAATLLCYFDEEKCFVMLVRLWQLRGLEKLYSPGFDGLMAALNDMQTKWLDGKDVAKKLAELCIDPTAYGTRWYLTLFNLSIPFAAQLRVWDVFLLLGENPSDSPKVSSSSTTMDGIDILHATSAALIHALREVLLDSDFENAMKALTSWIPVKDEDILMRVTRAEWKSRQKKRF; translated from the exons ATGGCGCCCCAAAAATTCGCCAGCATGCGCTTGAAGTCCCGGCCTACGCTCGTGCCCTTCAAGGACGAAACTAGCCTCATCGCCCTCCGCTACGAAAAGACGGTCCAGGCAGAGCCTCCTATCCCTATTCTTACGCGGGCTTCCCCAAGATCCTCCTCAGTCTCAACGCATCGCACTTCCACTTCTGCATCCTCTTCGCTTTCGTGTCCGCCCCCCAGCCCTGTCGTCGtgaccccccctcccaccatTGATCAACACCCTGCATTCCGCTCCCGCACACCTGCCTGCAACACCACGGCCAACGACTGGAAGAGGGATTCTGGGCTTGCACCAActtcatcttcctcggccaCCATTGCCGAGGAGTGCGAGGACGGGGAGCACACATACGAGAAGATCGTCGCCCCGAATCCAAACATCGCAGTTGTACAACAATCAGAGGAGCGTGTGATACCTTTCGTCTGCGACAACGACTCCCTCAATTCCGCCGCTGAGTGGTCTCTGAGCAAACAGCGGCAACCCGGTCGATGCACGCCTTCAACCGGCAAACAGTCCGACATCATGGACCACCACCACGTCGCGCAGGTTGAAATCGCCCAACGAAAGGCGCCTGACAGTTTAAGTAGCACTTTATCCGTCGGCTCCCCAGTTGCATTGCGGAATAAAAGGTTAAGCGACCTGTCacctgcagcagctcaaATGATCACCCAAACGTCTGTCTCCTCTCTTACAACCTCCGACAACTCGCCTAACCTCTCCCCTGTCGACATACCCGATACCCTCGACCTCCTGAGCAAGGATTCCGTCAACTTTTCCCCCATCTCAATTTCCATCCCCACCGACAACCTCATCGATGATGATTTCCTGAAGACCTTGTCGTTCTCCAATCGAGGCAGTCTCATGTttggcggccgtcgtccttTCCCCACACAAACCACGGACGAAACCATGGCAGACAAGTCACGTACGGACGAAGCCCACGCGCCGGCACCTGCCCCCGCTGATGCCCCTGCAACAGCAGCCACCCCAATCCTCCACATTCATTACGAGGAGCGGCCCCAGAGTACCGCCGCCAGCACCACAGACGCCTGCGCCAACGATATGAGCGCAACCCAGACACCCACGACTGAAGCGACCACGGCAGAGGCGACTGCAGACTCGGCGTCGCAAGCCGCCATGACGACTCCCAGCATTCGCGTCTTGTCAGAGGACGTGGAGTTGGAATCTCGAAAGGTGAGATCGCTCTATGAATCCGGCGAAGGTCTCCGATGGGAAGACGGAGGCAGACCGTCGGATGTTGGCGATCGTCTTGAGGCGACCGTCGAGATTCCGACGGATGATCTTGAGAACGATCC CGTCGCCGAACTCCAGCCTCCCGCATGGGGTACTCCAAGATCTGGAAGTTCATATTCCCAAAGGCCCGAAACGCGAAGCGAGTATGAAGTGGCGGGCGGTCTTGAAGACTGGGAAGATGTCGAGGGACAAGACGTCGACCGATATGGCTTCATCAACCCGCGTAAGCCAGAGTCGAGAGGCGGCACCCCCACGGAGCTCAAGTCGTCGCAATACGCCCCCAGAAAAAAGAACGGACTTTCGAAACGGGATGTTTTCGGACTAGGGCTGCCCTCTAGAGGACCCAGTAGGAAGGTGTCCGCTCGATCCCTCAACACGCAAACCTCCAGGGCATCCGCCGCATCTCGCCGATCGGCTCGGTCGGTAGTCAGGCAGGCGGGAAACCTGCTTCCTCATAACCAGGAACGGCGTTGGATGGACATTGCCGGAGGTATGCTTTCTCTGTCTTTAGGGGATGAAGAAAGCGTAGAGAAGATCTCCGAAGCCATTAAGAAGAAAGAATGGGAAAGGTCCGAGAAGTGGCGGAAAATGGCTAGGGTCATCaaaaagggaaaagacgGCGAAGGCATGGAGTTCGAGTTTGACGTCAAGAACCAGAAGCTCATTGATAGGACGTGGAAGGGCATCCCCGACCGATGGAGAGCGTCCGCCTGGTACTCGTTCATGGCAACCCATGCCAGGTCCCACAAGAACTCTCCGTCCGAGGActccatcatcaccgacTTCCATCGCCTCCAGTGTAGGGGATCGCCAGATGACGTGCAGATTGACCTCGACGTTCCTCGCACCATCAGCAGACACGTCATGTTTCGCAAGCGCTACAAGGGCGGTCAGCGTCTGCTGTTTCGGGTTCTGCACGCGCTGTCGCTCTACTTTCCATACACAGGCTACGTCCAGGGCATGGCCTCCCTGGCCGCGACACTGCTCTGCTacttcgacgaggagaagtGCTTTGTGATGCTCGTCCGCTTGTGGCAATTGCGAGGACTCGAGAAGCTTTACAGCCCCGGCTTTGATGGACTGATGGCGGCTCTCAACGATATGCAGACTAAGTGGCTGGACGGCAAGGACGTCGCGAAGAAACTG GCCGAGCTCTGCATCGACCCTACAGCGTATGGCACGCGATGGTACTTGACGCTTTTCAACCTATCCATCCCTTTTGCCGCCCAGCTTCGCGTCTGGGACGTCTTTCTACTCCTCGGGGAGAACCCCTCAGATTCTCCCAAGGTGTCCAGTTCGTCGACCACCATGGACGGCATCGATATTCTACATGCTACTAGCGCGGCTCTGATTCATGCACTGCGCGAGGTCCTTCTCGACTCGGATTTTGAGAACGCCATGAAGGCGCTAACATCCTGGATCCCAGTGAAGGATGAGGATATTTTGATGAGGGTGACCCGGGCAGAATGGAAGAGCCGACAGAAGAAAAGGTTCTAG